The Cohnella abietis genome has a segment encoding these proteins:
- a CDS encoding SF0329 family protein: MSWSKLKQQLESFLCPALYGRVEYRATSYRYSPDKAGNCYITVDKKNVLNMSDITTLIRWYQTELEIKNDPDIQIPINNEDIEAVRKDTKGTVPEDRLKVIARSRKISNYAKETMSAQSSLSKSNFTVVANKFLSLSIEESIECNDILLNILALVDRRVGKKRIINMAEKMKLKHPAVQYFYELRVSTL, from the coding sequence ATGTCCTGGAGTAAATTGAAGCAGCAGCTAGAGAGCTTTCTCTGTCCTGCCTTATATGGAAGGGTGGAATACCGTGCAACTAGTTACCGTTATTCACCTGACAAGGCAGGGAATTGTTATATTACGGTAGATAAAAAAAACGTACTCAATATGAGTGATATAACTACGTTAATTAGATGGTATCAGACGGAGCTGGAAATTAAGAACGATCCAGATATTCAAATTCCAATCAACAATGAAGATATTGAAGCGGTTAGAAAAGATACGAAGGGGACAGTTCCGGAGGATCGTCTAAAAGTAATAGCAAGAAGCAGAAAAATATCAAATTATGCTAAGGAAACGATGTCAGCACAGTCCTCGTTAAGCAAATCTAACTTTACTGTTGTGGCTAATAAGTTCCTATCCCTTTCTATTGAGGAAAGCATAGAGTGCAATGATATTTTATTGAATATTCTAGCTTTGGTGGACAGACGAGTTGGAAAAAAGCGAATAATAAACATGGCCGAAAAGATGAAGTTAAAGCATCCAGCTGTGCAGTATTTTTATGAGCTAAGGGTTAGTACGCTATGA
- a CDS encoding alpha/beta hydrolase fold domain-containing protein: protein MKRRLIYVLPIVVILVGVWLLINRQENKDVIQNTEQKIVSANTTVNKVTPTHAVVNNEQSDVKYLAPIYDVNVQRDIVYASKKNETEIEESLKFDLYEPVSDNNKQRPVFIFIHGGGYREGGKYDAADISTKLAKRGYAVLSMDYRLKNDPFANFPRTLSDAYEDISDVIGWINTNATAFGLDAGRIAIGGDSAGGHLSMNFANEYLQNKPSIVKPIFAIVDIYGGLLDSAVQEKLPPVLIIHGTIDQLIPYQQSLDLNDALAKRGIYHNLFTMEGVGHDYKNAKYTDEIVERTLHFLWNVMNRPEAEWLPENVGIVAAAGDSFDINLPKGYISNPAADQLQVTLPKGWVLAQNDGGQSLRVQAPASLERGNYSIFVSLDQSQKIAQSFAINVKVVDPLIGSFESYFDTADNKIKTHLQITNQSNSHFNGSLEVVYDKEQASQGTFTTRVDQLGPGKSTIFNIPELARGKRIIKGIDASGTLLQMTEDLSQTLLLHKLPKPINIDGSLEEWKEQVRFDVNDVKVSGWKGKEDVSAAGYLAWDANNLYLAVEVTDDIHAQNADDSGIWNGDGVQFAIGIANTDGSVPLEYHELGAAMNDNGHLSKWRWIAPKGFRADGYVAIDQAISRKNQKTIYEMAIPWSELTKDIKLVKQGMKIKFSLLVNDNDGDGRKGWLEFNSGIGSAKDINGFGDLYLAD from the coding sequence TTGAAACGGCGGCTTATTTACGTTCTTCCTATTGTAGTGATTTTAGTAGGAGTTTGGTTGTTAATCAACCGACAGGAAAATAAGGATGTCATCCAAAACACGGAGCAAAAAATCGTCTCCGCGAATACGACTGTAAACAAAGTGACGCCCACCCATGCTGTCGTTAACAATGAACAGAGCGACGTTAAGTATTTAGCTCCGATATACGATGTGAATGTGCAAAGAGATATTGTTTATGCAAGTAAAAAGAATGAGACTGAAATCGAAGAATCATTGAAATTTGATTTATACGAGCCAGTGAGTGACAACAATAAGCAGCGTCCGGTATTTATTTTTATTCACGGAGGTGGTTACAGAGAAGGAGGCAAGTATGATGCCGCCGACATCTCCACGAAGCTCGCCAAGCGAGGGTACGCTGTTCTGTCCATGGATTATCGACTGAAAAACGATCCTTTCGCAAACTTTCCTCGTACACTTTCTGATGCTTACGAAGATATTTCCGATGTGATTGGCTGGATTAACACCAACGCAACCGCTTTTGGGCTGGATGCAGGGCGCATAGCTATAGGTGGGGATTCTGCAGGAGGCCATTTATCGATGAATTTTGCCAACGAATATTTGCAAAACAAGCCTTCCATCGTGAAACCGATATTTGCTATTGTGGATATATACGGCGGGCTGCTGGACAGCGCTGTTCAAGAAAAATTGCCTCCCGTATTGATCATTCATGGTACGATCGACCAATTAATACCGTATCAACAGAGCCTGGATTTGAACGATGCATTAGCGAAGCGGGGAATATATCATAATTTGTTCACGATGGAAGGTGTCGGGCATGATTATAAAAATGCGAAATATACAGACGAGATCGTTGAAAGGACATTACACTTCCTATGGAATGTCATGAATCGTCCAGAGGCCGAGTGGCTTCCGGAGAATGTGGGTATCGTGGCCGCTGCCGGTGATTCTTTCGACATTAACTTGCCTAAGGGCTATATTAGCAATCCTGCTGCTGATCAGCTCCAAGTCACTTTACCAAAAGGATGGGTACTGGCTCAGAATGATGGTGGTCAGTCCCTTCGCGTGCAAGCTCCTGCAAGTTTGGAACGAGGGAATTATTCGATCTTCGTCTCTCTGGATCAAAGCCAAAAGATTGCTCAAAGCTTTGCGATCAACGTCAAAGTTGTCGATCCTCTGATAGGAAGCTTCGAATCTTATTTTGATACAGCAGACAATAAAATAAAAACACATTTGCAAATTACCAATCAGTCGAATAGTCATTTCAACGGGTCCCTTGAAGTCGTTTATGATAAGGAACAAGCGTCTCAAGGAACATTCACAACCCGCGTGGATCAATTGGGTCCTGGGAAGAGCACAATCTTCAATATCCCCGAATTGGCAAGAGGGAAGCGAATAATAAAAGGGATTGATGCTTCGGGCACATTGCTACAGATGACGGAGGACTTGTCTCAAACGCTTCTCCTTCATAAGCTCCCCAAGCCGATCAATATCGACGGGAGCTTGGAGGAATGGAAGGAGCAAGTGCGTTTTGATGTAAACGATGTTAAGGTTAGCGGTTGGAAAGGGAAGGAAGATGTCAGTGCGGCCGGCTATTTAGCTTGGGATGCCAATAACTTGTATCTCGCGGTGGAAGTTACTGACGATATACATGCTCAGAATGCGGATGACAGCGGTATCTGGAACGGGGATGGCGTACAGTTCGCGATAGGTATAGCCAATACTGATGGTAGCGTTCCACTTGAGTATCACGAATTGGGTGCTGCCATGAATGATAATGGGCATCTGTCCAAGTGGCGTTGGATTGCGCCGAAGGGCTTTCGTGCCGATGGATATGTTGCCATTGACCAAGCGATCAGCCGTAAAAATCAAAAAACTATCTATGAAATGGCCATTCCCTGGAGCGAGTTGACGAAAGACATAAAGCTTGTGAAACAGGGGATGAAAATAAAATTTTCATTGCTGGTTAACGATAACGATGGCGATGGGCGTAAAGGATGGCTGGAATTCAATAGCGGAATAGGCTCGGCTAAGGATATTAATGGGTTTGGAGATTTGTACCTGGCTGATTAA
- a CDS encoding MerR family transcriptional regulator, protein MNDEFTIGQVAEKTGLSIHTIRYYEKEGILPIIKRNESGIRIFEYEDIQWINLLNCLRSTGMPIAQLKDYGDLILQGDRTGEKRLEILERQKEKIEEQVNTLKSHIDLLNAQMEWYPRLKKENVPFDDAMKAWLKDGKLPPDLK, encoded by the coding sequence ATGAACGATGAATTTACTATCGGTCAGGTGGCAGAAAAGACGGGGTTGTCCATCCATACCATAAGATATTATGAAAAAGAAGGTATTCTGCCAATCATCAAAAGAAACGAAAGTGGAATACGCATTTTTGAATATGAGGATATCCAGTGGATCAATCTTCTTAACTGTCTTCGCAGTACAGGTATGCCAATTGCGCAGCTCAAAGACTACGGTGATCTCATTTTACAAGGCGACCGTACCGGTGAAAAACGTTTGGAAATTCTTGAGAGACAAAAAGAAAAGATAGAAGAACAAGTGAACACATTGAAGTCTCACATCGACCTGCTCAACGCTCAAATGGAGTGGTATCCTCGATTAAAAAAAGAAAATGTTCCATTTGATGATGCAATGAAAGCGTGGTTAAAGGATGGTAAATTACCACCTGACCTAAAGTGA
- a CDS encoding aldo/keto reductase → MEYKLLGKSGLRVSDIALGTMTFGDRWGFGADKMESRKIFDAYVEAGGNLIDTANQYTGGDSEQFLGEFIAAEREKLVIATKYSLTMNPMDPNGGGNHRKSLVQSLDASLKRLQTDYIDMYWLHAWDFMTPVEEVMRALDDQVRAGKILYIGISDTPAWIVSKANTLAELRGWTPFTGLQVSYSLVQREAERELIPMANALDIGVTAWAPLGGGILSGKYKAGRPEDSKRADFIGESLSETNRSILETVESIAQEIGKTPAQVALNWIRQQEGTMIPIIGARTEKQIKDNLDCLTFELTPEQMDLLTKASSIHLGFPHDFLEMEQLQQSLNGQFAGKIAKRN, encoded by the coding sequence ATGGAATACAAATTGCTTGGCAAAAGTGGATTGAGGGTCTCAGACATCGCTTTGGGTACGATGACATTCGGGGATCGCTGGGGATTTGGAGCAGATAAAATGGAAAGCCGCAAAATTTTTGACGCTTATGTTGAGGCAGGGGGAAATCTAATTGATACAGCCAACCAATACACGGGAGGTGATAGCGAACAATTCCTTGGTGAATTTATCGCAGCAGAGCGAGAGAAGCTTGTCATAGCCACGAAATATTCACTGACTATGAATCCGATGGACCCGAACGGCGGAGGAAATCACCGTAAAAGCCTAGTTCAGTCCCTAGACGCAAGCTTGAAACGGTTGCAAACCGATTATATCGATATGTATTGGCTGCACGCATGGGATTTTATGACCCCGGTTGAGGAGGTAATGCGAGCATTGGACGATCAGGTCCGAGCTGGGAAAATCCTATACATCGGTATCTCCGACACTCCGGCGTGGATTGTCTCAAAAGCCAATACGTTGGCGGAGCTGCGGGGCTGGACCCCGTTTACTGGATTGCAGGTGTCATACAGCTTGGTTCAAAGGGAGGCGGAGCGCGAGTTAATTCCTATGGCTAATGCGTTGGATATTGGGGTAACTGCCTGGGCTCCGCTGGGTGGCGGGATTTTGTCTGGCAAATATAAAGCAGGCCGACCCGAGGACTCGAAACGGGCTGATTTTATAGGGGAAAGTCTTTCGGAAACAAACCGCTCCATACTGGAAACGGTTGAAAGTATTGCTCAAGAGATCGGCAAGACTCCTGCCCAAGTAGCCCTTAACTGGATCAGGCAGCAGGAAGGGACGATGATCCCGATTATTGGAGCAAGAACAGAAAAGCAGATCAAAGATAATTTAGATTGCCTAACCTTCGAGTTGACACCTGAACAGATGGATTTGTTAACCAAAGCCAGTAGCATCCATCTGGGATTCCCGCATGATTTTCTAGAAATGGAGCAGCTTCAACAATCTCTTAATGGTCAATTCGCTGGCAAAATCGCTAAGCGCAACTAA
- a CDS encoding helix-turn-helix transcriptional regulator codes for MPKNDNMLAILWMLNSGVKMTAKQISEKLEINIRTVYRYIDALSASGVPIISDTGHNGGYSLLNNFIRSPLLFDIEEKKALLQAAVFAKEAGYPLSEALDNATSKLKMYSNPEQESILDRHLSGFDVINRMGDPSVQLVLAELEQAVANDLSVEIDYRTSRDDQPKNRVIDPYGMIYWNNKWYTVAFCHLRNEIRSFRADRILQIKHTQTIFKRLEAFSAREFFMQNLLPDLVGKDGLISLIIEGRQEALDDICLHWYLGHHLQERTSDQAIFLLEENSTHKYVPYFLLTYGKSIQVIEPQSINERLAAIASELMEYYQL; via the coding sequence ATGCCAAAAAACGATAATATGCTGGCAATTCTGTGGATGCTGAATTCAGGCGTGAAGATGACTGCAAAACAAATATCCGAGAAGCTAGAAATAAATATAAGAACAGTTTATCGATATATTGATGCGCTAAGTGCCAGTGGAGTGCCCATAATTTCTGACACAGGTCATAATGGCGGGTACAGCTTACTCAATAACTTTATCAGATCACCTCTGCTATTTGATATTGAAGAAAAAAAAGCACTCCTTCAAGCTGCTGTTTTTGCCAAAGAAGCGGGATACCCTTTAAGTGAGGCACTAGACAATGCGACATCCAAGTTGAAAATGTACTCGAATCCCGAGCAGGAAAGTATACTTGACCGTCATTTATCCGGATTTGATGTTATCAACCGCATGGGAGATCCTTCTGTACAGCTGGTATTGGCAGAATTGGAGCAGGCTGTAGCCAACGATTTGTCTGTAGAAATTGACTATCGCACAAGCCGTGATGATCAACCCAAGAATAGGGTAATAGATCCTTATGGAATGATTTACTGGAACAATAAATGGTATACTGTTGCATTTTGCCACCTAAGGAATGAGATTCGCAGCTTCCGGGCGGATCGGATTTTACAAATCAAGCATACTCAAACCATATTTAAGCGTCTGGAAGCTTTTTCGGCTCGTGAATTTTTTATGCAAAATCTGTTGCCTGATTTAGTGGGGAAGGACGGGTTAATCTCTTTAATTATCGAAGGCAGGCAAGAGGCATTAGATGACATATGCTTACACTGGTATTTGGGGCATCATCTGCAAGAGCGAACATCAGATCAAGCAATCTTTTTACTTGAGGAGAATTCAACGCATAAATATGTCCCTTATTTTCTGCTAACCTACGGGAAATCAATTCAAGTAATCGAACCACAGAGCATCAATGAACGACTTGCTGCTATTGCGTCAGAGTTAATGGAATATTATCAACTTTAA
- a CDS encoding type 1 glutamine amidotransferase family protein, translated as MNNTVYLYVFDTMADWEIGYLTAELNSGRYYKKGLAPIKIVTVGIEKTTITTMGGLKILPDIKWDECNIGSADTLILPGGDTWTETIHQPILNIAERCLKEGILVAAICGATIGLAQTGMLNSRWHTSNDLEFLKMICPTYAGEKYYKMESAVTDGKLITASGVAPLEFTVHVLKALGVFSPKTLEAWYGLYKTQESKYFYELMNSIQ; from the coding sequence ATGAATAATACGGTATATCTTTATGTTTTTGACACAATGGCAGACTGGGAAATAGGTTACTTAACTGCCGAGCTGAACTCGGGAAGATATTACAAAAAGGGGCTTGCCCCAATAAAAATAGTTACCGTGGGAATTGAAAAGACTACTATCACTACAATGGGCGGATTAAAAATATTACCTGACATCAAATGGGACGAATGTAACATTGGAAGCGCAGATACGCTTATTTTACCTGGTGGAGATACATGGACAGAAACAATTCACCAACCTATCTTAAACATCGCTGAGAGGTGTTTGAAGGAGGGGATATTGGTTGCAGCGATTTGTGGCGCTACCATAGGGCTTGCTCAGACAGGAATGCTGAATTCACGGTGGCACACTAGTAATGATCTGGAATTCCTTAAAATGATCTGTCCCACTTATGCGGGTGAAAAGTATTACAAAATGGAGTCAGCGGTAACGGATGGAAAACTGATCACTGCATCTGGAGTTGCTCCATTGGAATTTACTGTGCACGTTCTGAAGGCTCTGGGTGTATTTTCTCCAAAAACATTAGAAGCCTGGTATGGTCTATACAAGACTCAGGAATCCAAGTATTTCTATGAGCTGATGAATTCAATTCAATGA
- a CDS encoding class I SAM-dependent methyltransferase, translating to MSEDAGGKKEMQSYWNHNTAFHEELITDAKVRGGRVLDIGSGDGLFLQRLAPFVDQVVGIDPDEKAVVRAQTRLAATSNVSVVNGDFLALPVPTQEQRYSTVTCIATLHHMELKAALSKMRQVLAPGGRLLIVGLAEDNSILDFVISGLLVLPIRFMDRLHGGMQDIGVRIADPKESLSEIRQVAQEILPGAIVRRRFYYRYRLSWDKPMGEQ from the coding sequence ATGAGCGAAGATGCGGGAGGTAAGAAAGAAATGCAGTCATATTGGAATCACAATACTGCATTTCATGAGGAGTTAATCACTGACGCGAAGGTGCGTGGTGGACGTGTGCTTGACATCGGGTCTGGTGACGGATTATTCCTTCAACGCCTCGCGCCTTTCGTTGATCAGGTTGTCGGTATCGACCCTGATGAGAAAGCTGTTGTGCGTGCACAAACGCGACTGGCTGCCACATCAAATGTGTCGGTCGTAAACGGTGACTTCCTCGCCTTGCCAGTACCTACTCAGGAGCAACGTTATTCTACGGTCACCTGCATAGCAACTTTGCACCATATGGAATTGAAAGCTGCACTTTCGAAAATGCGTCAAGTTCTCGCACCAGGCGGACGGCTCCTCATAGTTGGTCTAGCAGAGGACAATTCAATTCTGGATTTTGTCATTTCCGGACTTCTTGTTCTTCCAATCCGTTTCATGGATCGACTTCACGGTGGGATGCAAGACATAGGTGTTCGGATTGCCGATCCTAAAGAGTCTTTGAGCGAGATTCGCCAAGTCGCACAAGAGATACTACCAGGGGCAATCGTCCGCCGCCGCTTCTATTACCGTTATCGACTTTCATGGGATAAACCGATGGGGGAGCAGTAA
- a CDS encoding MFS transporter, translating to MEKFIEKSEVTTAPESIPGPSMSRNVALLFAISCGLAVANIYYAQPLLDALSLEFGITHSSVGIVITLTQVCYALGLLLLVPLGDLFNRRRLIAGQMLLSVLALIGVGTAPTSTVLFIGIAAVGLLAVVTQSLVAFAATLSASAERGRVVGIVTSGIVIGILLARTFAGVLTDLAGWRSVYLVSALLTLVMACILFRVLPNNEHKSESLSYPQLIRSVLTLFVQERILRIRAVLAMLIFTAFSILWTSLVLPLSSPPLSLSHSLIGAFGLAGVTGALAAARAGQLADRGLGQRTTGVALVLLLVSWLPISYTQHSLLALIVGIVLLDLAVQAVHVTNQSMIFTVRPEARSRLTAGYMIFYSIGSAIGSIASTSMYEYSGWNGVCLLGALVSALALLFWLFTRRLH from the coding sequence ATGGAGAAGTTTATTGAAAAATCAGAAGTAACTACAGCACCAGAATCAATTCCCGGCCCATCGATGTCGCGAAATGTGGCCCTCTTGTTTGCAATCTCCTGCGGACTGGCTGTCGCCAATATCTATTACGCGCAACCCTTATTGGACGCTCTTTCGTTAGAGTTCGGGATCACTCATTCATCCGTTGGCATTGTTATTACTCTCACTCAAGTTTGTTACGCGCTAGGTCTGCTACTACTAGTGCCCCTCGGTGATTTGTTTAATCGACGTCGGCTGATCGCTGGGCAAATGCTTTTATCTGTGTTGGCTCTTATTGGCGTTGGTACTGCTCCCACGAGCACGGTGTTATTCATAGGCATAGCTGCAGTTGGGCTACTTGCTGTAGTGACACAGTCTCTCGTTGCGTTTGCGGCGACATTGTCTGCCTCAGCCGAGCGTGGACGTGTCGTCGGAATCGTGACCAGTGGAATCGTAATTGGTATTCTGCTTGCGCGTACTTTTGCTGGCGTATTGACGGATTTAGCCGGTTGGCGTTCTGTATATCTTGTATCTGCATTATTGACGTTAGTCATGGCATGCATATTATTTCGAGTTCTACCGAATAATGAGCATAAAAGTGAATCATTATCCTATCCACAGCTGATTCGTTCAGTACTCACGTTGTTTGTACAAGAACGAATCCTGCGAATCCGTGCTGTGCTAGCCATGTTGATTTTTACCGCCTTCAGCATATTATGGACTTCCCTAGTGCTGCCGCTCAGCTCCCCGCCACTTTCTCTTTCGCATAGCTTGATTGGAGCGTTTGGTCTCGCCGGAGTTACTGGTGCGTTAGCAGCAGCCCGAGCTGGTCAGCTTGCTGATCGAGGTTTAGGGCAGAGAACGACAGGAGTAGCGCTGGTTCTGTTACTTGTATCATGGCTCCCCATTAGTTATACCCAGCATTCGCTACTCGCACTGATTGTTGGCATAGTCCTCCTTGATCTTGCGGTACAAGCCGTACATGTCACGAACCAGAGCATGATCTTTACTGTGCGCCCTGAGGCACGGAGTAGGCTTACTGCCGGTTACATGATTTTTTATTCCATCGGTAGCGCCATCGGGTCAATCGCATCCACCAGTATGTATGAATACTCAGGCTGGAATGGAGTGTGCTTGTTAGGTGCACTAGTTAGTGCTTTGGCTCTTCTATTTTGGTTGTTTACCCGCCGTCTTCATTGA
- a CDS encoding TetR/AcrR family transcriptional regulator translates to MARLREFDEEKALDAAMEVFWEKGFEATSLSDLTSRMGIQRPSIYSAFGDKKELFEAALRKYTRSHSANVRASLQNSTSVKEGFRAFFENIVAKEYEKSPNRGCFCINTMVELAPHDEKFEILTREHQMYLSVIFQEAIERGLRSGELDISINAKGLAQTLVVSLIGLTVIMKSRPERSFVDNSVEGILTLLI, encoded by the coding sequence ATGGCTCGGCTACGCGAATTTGATGAGGAAAAGGCATTGGATGCTGCTATGGAAGTGTTTTGGGAAAAGGGGTTCGAAGCTACCTCTTTAAGCGATTTAACATCGAGAATGGGCATTCAGCGACCAAGCATATACTCAGCCTTCGGGGACAAAAAGGAACTATTTGAAGCTGCATTAAGGAAATATACGCGTTCTCATTCTGCTAATGTTCGTGCCAGTCTTCAAAACAGTACTTCTGTTAAGGAAGGATTCCGTGCCTTTTTTGAAAATATAGTAGCAAAAGAATATGAAAAAAGTCCAAATCGGGGATGCTTTTGTATCAATACGATGGTGGAGCTTGCGCCTCATGATGAGAAATTTGAAATCCTAACAAGGGAGCATCAGATGTATCTTTCGGTAATATTTCAAGAAGCGATTGAACGAGGTTTGCGTTCAGGAGAGCTTGATATTAGTATAAACGCGAAGGGCTTAGCTCAGACACTAGTCGTATCGTTAATAGGACTTACCGTGATCATGAAATCTCGTCCTGAACGATCATTTGTTGATAATTCTGTTGAAGGAATACTTACATTGCTTATTTAG
- a CDS encoding MarR family winged helix-turn-helix transcriptional regulator: MINRNELLVSYSKKFMIHKRMWESEWNRKNTSDLSYAQFMVLYTLDSEGPKQSKQLVEELSITSGGITAISDKLVSLGLIRRTRDVQQDRRAIILDISEEGQITLQTLKDVRDQTLNAIFSVLNDGEVAFLEQIYDKLISIRNE, from the coding sequence ATGATTAACAGAAACGAGCTGCTCGTTTCATATTCAAAGAAATTTATGATTCATAAGCGTATGTGGGAATCTGAGTGGAATCGTAAGAACACATCGGATCTATCCTATGCACAGTTTATGGTTCTTTATACATTGGATTCAGAAGGTCCTAAGCAATCTAAGCAATTAGTCGAAGAGTTATCAATTACCTCGGGAGGGATAACGGCGATTTCTGATAAATTAGTTTCGTTAGGATTGATCCGCAGAACCCGAGATGTACAACAGGATCGAAGGGCCATTATTCTAGATATTAGCGAAGAAGGTCAAATAACCTTACAAACCTTGAAAGACGTTCGCGATCAAACATTAAATGCGATATTCTCTGTTCTTAATGATGGAGAAGTTGCATTTCTGGAGCAGATTTACGATAAATTGATCAGTATTAGGAATGAGTAA
- a CDS encoding cupredoxin domain-containing protein: MKIKTSLLLTIVALAAMLALSACGSNNSKNNSSSPSASAPSASESQPAAGGQTIEATIDATNWKFDVTEIKAKVGDTLKLTLNSSEGNHGVSIDDLGLKIKKGETVEIKLDKAGTFEFNCNIMCGQGHDNMTGNIIVE; the protein is encoded by the coding sequence ATGAAAATTAAAACTAGTCTACTTCTCACTATCGTTGCTTTGGCTGCTATGCTTGCTCTAAGCGCATGCGGAAGTAATAATTCAAAGAATAACAGTAGCTCACCATCAGCAAGCGCACCTTCAGCTTCTGAGTCCCAGCCTGCAGCTGGCGGACAAACAATAGAAGCAACGATTGATGCTACAAATTGGAAATTTGATGTTACAGAAATTAAAGCAAAAGTAGGCGACACGCTTAAGCTGACACTGAATAGCTCCGAAGGCAATCACGGAGTTTCTATCGATGATTTGGGCCTAAAAATTAAAAAAGGCGAAACTGTAGAAATCAAACTCGACAAAGCAGGAACTTTTGAATTTAACTGCAACATCATGTGTGGCCAAGGTCATGACAACATGACAGGAAATATTATTGTAGAATAA